One window from the genome of Spiractinospora alimapuensis encodes:
- a CDS encoding GNAT family N-acetyltransferase: MQIRAYRPSDARPTLDVFRRAVHQTARRDYTEEQVDAWAPELIDVDVWAARRAQAETLVAVADDHVLGFCDLDPQGHIDMLFVDPAWGRRGVASQMLDRVMARARARGLKTLTTYASLTARPFFERHGFTVTEERWPEVRGVRMRNFAMVRRVAGDRGSPSGQKLP; this comes from the coding sequence GTGCAGATCCGTGCCTACCGGCCGAGCGACGCCCGCCCCACCCTGGACGTGTTCCGGCGCGCGGTCCACCAGACGGCGCGCCGCGACTACACCGAGGAGCAGGTCGACGCCTGGGCTCCGGAGTTGATCGACGTGGACGTGTGGGCGGCGCGGAGGGCCCAGGCCGAGACCCTCGTCGCCGTGGCGGACGACCACGTCCTCGGGTTCTGTGACCTCGACCCGCAGGGACACATCGACATGCTGTTCGTCGACCCGGCGTGGGGACGACGTGGTGTCGCGTCCCAGATGCTGGACCGCGTCATGGCTCGGGCGCGTGCGCGGGGCCTGAAAACCCTGACGACGTACGCGAGCCTGACCGCACGTCCCTTCTTCGAGCGCCACGGGTTCACGGTCACCGAGGAACGGTGGCCGGAGGTGCGGGGGGTGCGCATGCGGAACTTCGCCATGGTCCGTCGTGTGGCCGGGGACCGCGGGTCACCGTCCGGGCAGAAGCTCCCGTAG
- a CDS encoding arsenate reductase ArsC, which translates to MSISTPSVLFVCVHNAGRSQMAAGWLTHLAGDRVEVRSAGSEPAAAVHPAVVEAMLEVGIDISANTPTVLTSTAVRESDVCVTMGCGDACPVFPGKRYLDWTLSDPAGADLEAVRTIRDEIRARVETLLRELLPGR; encoded by the coding sequence ATGTCCATCTCCACGCCCTCGGTGCTGTTCGTCTGTGTGCACAACGCCGGCCGCTCCCAGATGGCCGCCGGGTGGCTGACCCATCTCGCGGGCGACCGGGTAGAGGTCCGCTCCGCTGGGTCCGAACCCGCCGCGGCGGTCCACCCCGCTGTCGTCGAGGCGATGTTGGAGGTCGGGATCGACATCTCCGCCAACACGCCCACCGTGTTGACGTCCACCGCCGTGCGGGAGTCGGACGTGTGCGTCACCATGGGGTGCGGCGACGCCTGTCCCGTCTTCCCGGGGAAGCGCTACCTGGATTGGACGCTGTCCGATCCCGCGGGTGCGGACCTCGAGGCCGTGCGAACGATCAGGGACGAGATCAGGGCGCGGGTGGAGACGCTGCTACGGGAGCTTCTGCCCGGACGGTGA
- a CDS encoding GNAT family N-acetyltransferase — translation MQVTRLLTEEDAPRIAELMRRNREFFAPWDAVRDDSHYQSEGQRGIIRTGLAEYEAGQAVILGILAPSGEVVGVISVRGIVRGAFQSGVIGYWVGMEYNGRGLASTAVAEVKELAFTRLALHRLQAETMPENHASQRVLQRNGFQQYGRAPQYLKIAGKWEDHLLFQVLATDGDR, via the coding sequence ATGCAGGTCACCCGGCTCCTTACCGAGGAGGACGCACCGCGTATCGCGGAGCTGATGCGGCGCAACCGTGAGTTCTTCGCTCCCTGGGACGCCGTCCGCGACGACTCGCACTACCAGTCGGAGGGCCAGCGCGGGATCATCCGCACGGGGCTCGCGGAGTACGAGGCCGGCCAGGCGGTCATCCTGGGCATCCTCGCCCCCAGTGGGGAGGTCGTGGGCGTCATCAGCGTGCGGGGGATCGTCCGGGGGGCGTTCCAGTCCGGCGTGATCGGTTACTGGGTGGGGATGGAGTACAACGGCCGGGGTCTCGCCTCCACCGCCGTGGCGGAGGTCAAGGAGTTGGCGTTCACCCGGTTGGCGCTCCACCGCCTGCAGGCCGAGACGATGCCGGAGAACCACGCCTCCCAGCGGGTGCTCCAACGCAACGGCTTCCAACAGTACGGTCGAGCACCCCAGTACCTGAAGATCGCCGGTAAGTGGGAGGACCACCTGCTGTTCCAGGTCCTCGCGACCGACGGTGACCGCTGA
- a CDS encoding dihydrofolate reductase family protein translates to MAPERTFTGKVFIGISVDGFIARPDGSLDWLVPRGEAAGDTGYHDFIAGIDTMVVGRGTFETALGFGEDNWPYTDLRVAVLSTTLPDDADTRVTVFRDEASLAAGLASWGSTDVYVDGGKTIRALLRAGMVQELTITTVPVLIGEGVPLFGPVGGDIPLTLRSTVRLGAGVIQTTYVVDQE, encoded by the coding sequence ATGGCTCCTGAGCGAACCTTCACCGGGAAGGTGTTCATCGGCATCAGCGTCGACGGGTTCATCGCGCGCCCAGACGGATCGCTGGACTGGCTGGTCCCACGGGGCGAGGCCGCGGGCGACACCGGCTATCACGACTTCATCGCCGGGATCGACACGATGGTGGTCGGACGGGGCACGTTCGAGACCGCCCTCGGCTTCGGTGAAGACAACTGGCCCTACACCGACCTACGGGTCGCGGTGCTCAGCACCACCCTCCCCGATGACGCGGACACCCGGGTCACCGTCTTCCGTGACGAGGCCTCCCTCGCCGCCGGCCTCGCCTCATGGGGCAGCACGGACGTCTACGTGGATGGCGGGAAGACGATCCGCGCACTCCTGCGGGCAGGCATGGTCCAGGAGCTGACGATCACCACGGTTCCCGTCCTGATCGGCGAGGGGGTGCCCCTGTTCGGGCCGGTCGGCGGGGACATACCCCTCACCCTGCGGTCCACCGTCCGCCTGGGCGCGGGCGTCATCCAGACCACCTACGTGGTGGACCAGGAGTGA
- a CDS encoding TetR/AcrR family transcriptional regulator, producing MPRPRSASDESILRALGEVIGREGPHAVTLARVAAEAGLAPATIVQRFGSRHGLLLAFAQHGVAVAEAPFQRARETYPSPLAALRAALADQVSGVRSPERLANHLGLLHMDLADPELRALASQHATRVRQELTTLLDAARTQGELASDAPVEVLARSVQVAYNGSLITWALTGTGPLVTDLERDVDTVLHPYLTPAPRENGDHGS from the coding sequence GTGCCACGACCGAGATCGGCGAGCGACGAGTCCATCCTGCGCGCGCTGGGCGAGGTCATCGGCCGAGAAGGTCCGCACGCGGTGACACTGGCCCGGGTCGCCGCCGAGGCCGGGCTCGCCCCGGCCACCATCGTGCAGCGCTTCGGCTCCCGGCATGGCCTGCTGCTGGCGTTCGCCCAGCACGGCGTGGCCGTCGCCGAGGCCCCGTTCCAACGCGCGCGGGAGACGTACCCCTCCCCGCTCGCGGCGCTGCGCGCGGCGTTGGCCGACCAGGTGTCCGGGGTCCGAAGCCCCGAGAGGCTCGCCAACCACCTTGGGCTGCTGCACATGGACCTCGCGGATCCCGAACTGCGCGCGTTGGCGAGTCAGCACGCGACCCGGGTCCGTCAGGAACTCACCACACTGCTCGACGCGGCGCGGACCCAGGGGGAGTTGGCGAGCGACGCCCCGGTGGAGGTCCTGGCCCGGTCGGTTCAGGTCGCCTACAACGGGAGCCTCATCACCTGGGCACTGACCGGGACCGGACCGCTCGTCACGGACCTCGAACGCGACGTCGACACGGTTCTCCACCCCTACCTGACACCCGCACCCAGAGAGAACGGAGATCATGGCTCCTGA
- a CDS encoding peroxiredoxin-like family protein — protein MNKVSALELTTVTGERVEVPDRERLTHLQFRRFAGCPICNLHLRTVIQRHDEIEAAGIREVVLFHSPAEALRDYDLPFAVIPDPEKRHYRAFGVESSRRALLHPRTWLAILRGSGMILSGSRRPPALHQPGGRQGMPADFLIATDGRIVASKHGEHAYDQWSVDELLAHAETENP, from the coding sequence ATGAACAAGGTCTCCGCACTCGAACTCACGACCGTGACGGGCGAACGAGTCGAGGTCCCGGACCGCGAACGCCTGACCCACCTGCAGTTCCGACGATTCGCCGGCTGCCCCATCTGCAACCTGCACCTACGCACCGTCATCCAGCGCCACGACGAGATCGAGGCGGCGGGCATCCGCGAGGTGGTCCTCTTCCATTCCCCCGCCGAGGCGCTGCGTGACTACGACCTCCCCTTCGCGGTCATCCCCGACCCAGAGAAGCGTCACTACCGAGCGTTCGGTGTCGAGTCGAGCCGGCGCGCACTACTCCACCCCAGGACATGGCTGGCCATACTGCGCGGCTCCGGCATGATCCTGTCCGGCTCCCGACGCCCGCCGGCCCTCCATCAACCAGGGGGCCGTCAGGGAATGCCGGCGGACTTCCTCATCGCGACCGACGGCCGGATCGTCGCCAGCAAGCACGGCGAACACGCCTACGACCAGTGGTCGGTCGACGAACTACTCGCGCACGCCGAGACGGAGAACCCGTGA
- a CDS encoding TetR/AcrR family transcriptional regulator, with protein sequence MPRPKSLTHCQIAAAALNVVEREGVDALSMRAVAQELGMGTMSLYRYVSDRAQVEELVVDQVLRAVELRVPTGTPGERLYVLAERVRSAVLDHAPVVPLLLLHRHRAPSSVRWGEAVLTVLTEAGIHGQDRVIAFRAVLGYLCGALQVEYFGSLSGAGTAALAAVPTDEFPLLAETAAEAKDIPPDEEFRRGFAIVLRGLGW encoded by the coding sequence ATGCCACGCCCGAAGTCCTTGACCCACTGTCAGATCGCCGCCGCGGCGTTGAACGTCGTCGAGCGCGAAGGGGTCGACGCCCTGTCGATGCGCGCGGTCGCCCAGGAGCTCGGCATGGGGACCATGTCGCTCTACCGCTACGTCTCCGACCGCGCTCAGGTCGAGGAGCTTGTGGTGGACCAGGTGCTGCGGGCCGTGGAGCTGCGAGTCCCGACGGGAACACCCGGTGAGCGCCTCTACGTCCTCGCCGAGCGTGTACGCTCCGCGGTCCTGGACCACGCGCCCGTCGTGCCTCTCCTCCTGCTCCACCGGCACCGCGCGCCGAGCAGCGTCCGATGGGGCGAGGCGGTGCTCACCGTCCTCACCGAGGCGGGCATCCACGGCCAGGACCGCGTGATCGCCTTCCGTGCGGTGCTTGGGTACCTCTGCGGTGCGCTCCAGGTCGAGTACTTCGGCTCTCTCTCCGGCGCCGGGACGGCCGCACTGGCCGCCGTGCCCACCGACGAGTTCCCCCTGCTGGCCGAGACCGCGGCCGAGGCCAAGGACATCCCGCCGGATGAGGAGTTCCGACGCGGATTCGCCATCGTGTTGCGCGGGCTCGGCTGGTGA